One genomic region from Methanocaldococcus fervens AG86 encodes:
- a CDS encoding DUF356 domain-containing protein, whose protein sequence is MTILLIRGDSYEKLKNALADVDRHAELTIIGKPKIIVPEAADEILSHILGEVKKPCKTACVAKIAEKAPKAIDRIRKIHPPAHIVVISERYGDIYYRLLDDFPKLPVLKGYYKSKKRDKKKK, encoded by the coding sequence ATGACAATCTTGTTGATTAGAGGAGATAGTTATGAAAAATTAAAAAATGCTTTGGCAGATGTTGATAGACATGCAGAGTTAACAATTATTGGTAAGCCAAAAATTATAGTTCCAGAAGCTGCTGATGAGATATTAAGCCACATACTTGGAGAGGTAAAGAAGCCGTGTAAAACAGCATGTGTGGCGAAGATTGCTGAAAAAGCTCCAAAGGCAATAGATAGGATTAGAAAAATTCATCCTCCAGCCCATATTGTTGTAATTAGTGAGAGATATGGGGATATTTATTACAGGCTTTTGGATGATTTTCCAAAACTTCCAGTGTTAAAAGGTTATTATAAGTCGAAGAAGAGAGATAAGAAAAAGAAATAA
- a CDS encoding RNA ligase partner protein: protein MQKQRFCLDTSAFTEPSVRKAVGVKTITELTDKVMDLIAEARIKLNISCHIPYPTVYNELMGFLENEKCPRDVIVKVDTWLVKKTPNRYEIKIPSEIFYEYVKDLRERINKGMRIGEEHIIRTSDMVYELSKRHPEMSKNEIINKVLSKTINTFRNKYRSALRVGTLDSAPDLDVLLLAKELDAAVVASDGGIEKWAQRLGLRFVDASDFPFMLEEYLKHNERHRR from the coding sequence ATGCAAAAACAAAGGTTCTGCTTAGATACTAGTGCTTTTACTGAACCGTCAGTTAGGAAAGCAGTAGGGGTTAAAACAATTACGGAATTGACAGATAAGGTTATGGATTTAATAGCAGAAGCGAGGATAAAGCTAAATATCTCTTGCCACATCCCATATCCAACCGTGTATAATGAACTGATGGGATTTTTAGAAAATGAAAAATGTCCGAGAGATGTTATAGTTAAAGTTGATACATGGCTTGTTAAAAAAACTCCAAACAGATATGAGATAAAAATTCCGTCAGAGATTTTTTATGAATATGTAAAAGATTTGAGGGAGAGGATAAATAAAGGGATGAGGATTGGAGAGGAGCATATAATAAGAACATCAGACATGGTTTATGAATTATCAAAAAGACATCCAGAGATGAGTAAAAATGAAATTATAAATAAAGTATTATCAAAAACAATAAATACCTTTAGAAATAAATATAGGAGTGCTTTAAGAGTGGGAACTTTAGACAGTGCCCCGGACTTAGATGTTTTACTTTTAGCTAAGGAGTTGGATGCTGCAGTAGTGGCGAGTGATGGAGGCATTGAAAAATGGGCTCAAAGATTAGGATTGAGGTTTGTTGATGCCTCTGACTTTCCATTTATGCTTGAAGAATACTTAAAACATAACGAGAGGCACAGAAGATAG